A window of the Cloacibacillus sp. An23 genome harbors these coding sequences:
- a CDS encoding class II fructose-bisphosphate aldolase: MDVKSKAYQELLKKRPLNVQARFANDEMGLVSGRDIAAAAKKCDSIVLAANARHPLVVKGVLRAAKKKNAAVLIELAKSESTYCGSTYDNLADYALKYSAELGHGAVFGLHVDHYAIKSEADVLKGVGHLTKILNSGFTSVAIDASHLDDYDNFAATRALAGWLPPELGLEVEVGEIKGPGELSTVEEATYYIGGLNAWQIFPDYLAISNGSLHGTYDPTAGQMEGIDLKRTKEIADAIAPYGVAIAQHGISGTPLDKVSTFRKYGIRKGNVATLFQNVYFGIKMDPDTGNAITEGGTYTKEADRGISVGLWEKIVAAADEKGMSRKSGDYKKLNLPFCDMILAEPQPIIDRIVDEMEWWAERFITAFGAEGTADAVAEIMSERPDQNAAPDRKVLCERKDFRKDNAPGKGGNDGKNYDD, encoded by the coding sequence ATGGATGTAAAGAGTAAAGCCTACCAGGAACTTCTGAAAAAACGCCCGCTCAACGTACAGGCGCGCTTCGCGAACGACGAAATGGGACTCGTCAGCGGACGCGACATCGCGGCGGCGGCGAAGAAGTGCGACTCCATCGTGCTCGCGGCCAACGCGCGTCATCCGCTCGTCGTAAAGGGCGTGCTCCGCGCGGCGAAGAAGAAAAACGCGGCCGTCCTCATCGAGCTCGCGAAATCGGAATCGACCTACTGCGGCTCCACATACGACAACCTCGCCGACTACGCGCTGAAATACTCGGCGGAGCTGGGGCACGGCGCAGTCTTCGGACTCCACGTCGACCACTACGCGATAAAGAGCGAAGCCGACGTCCTCAAAGGCGTGGGACACCTCACGAAGATACTCAACAGCGGATTCACCTCCGTCGCCATCGACGCCTCGCACCTCGACGACTACGACAACTTCGCGGCAACCCGCGCGCTCGCCGGATGGCTGCCGCCGGAACTCGGCCTCGAAGTCGAAGTCGGAGAGATAAAGGGCCCGGGCGAGCTCTCGACCGTCGAAGAAGCCACCTACTATATCGGCGGCCTCAACGCGTGGCAGATATTCCCGGACTACCTCGCCATCTCCAACGGAAGCCTCCACGGCACATACGACCCGACGGCAGGACAGATGGAGGGCATCGACCTCAAGCGCACAAAAGAAATAGCCGACGCGATAGCCCCCTACGGCGTCGCGATAGCGCAGCACGGCATCTCCGGCACGCCGCTCGACAAGGTCTCGACTTTCCGCAAGTACGGCATACGCAAGGGCAACGTCGCGACGCTCTTCCAGAACGTCTACTTCGGCATCAAGATGGATCCGGACACCGGCAACGCTATAACGGAAGGCGGCACCTACACTAAGGAAGCCGACCGCGGCATCTCCGTCGGGCTCTGGGAGAAGATAGTCGCCGCCGCCGACGAAAAAGGCATGAGCCGCAAGAGCGGGGACTACAAAAAACTTAACCTGCCATTCTGCGACATGATCCTCGCAGAGCCGCAGCCGATAATCGACAGGATCGTCGACGAGATGGAGTGGTGGGCGGAGCGCTTCATCACGGCCTTCGGGGCCGAAGGCACGGCGGACGCCGTAGCCGAGATAATGTCCGAGCGCCCCGACCAGAACGCCGCGCCGGACCGCAAAGTCCTCTGCGAGCGCAAAGATTTCAGAAAAGACAACGCACCCGGCAAAGGCGGCAACGACGGCAAAAACTACGACGACTAA
- a CDS encoding type II toxin-antitoxin system Phd/YefM family antitoxin, which translates to MIIKPSTALRNDYTSISDLAHSEDEPIYITKNGEGDLVVMSIEAFERREEILKLRSKLAAAELSRISGQPTLSVDESRRRLEAIYGEDL; encoded by the coding sequence ATGATTATAAAACCTTCGACTGCGCTGCGTAACGATTACACGTCCATTTCGGATCTGGCTCACTCGGAAGACGAACCGATATATATTACGAAAAACGGCGAGGGAGATCTTGTCGTTATGAGTATAGAGGCTTTTGAGCGAAGAGAAGAGATTTTGAAGCTGCGTTCGAAACTCGCCGCCGCAGAACTGTCACGTATATCCGGCCAACCCACGCTTTCCGTTGACGAATCGCGCCGCAGGCTCGAAGCGATTTATGGCGAAGATTTATAG
- a CDS encoding DUF6198 family protein gives MTCRNAAILLKRYILLCFGLALMALGIGFSVKAKLGTSPISSLPYVVSLFSPLTLGQATIAMHCVFIVIQIALLRKRFEPVQLAQLPIGIMFGYMIDAGMWALGWVDCSAYWQLWLLVAAGILLVGTGVAFAVASGAVPLAGEGVVVAVCRVLHVSFPRMKIIFDATLVTTALVLSFSVMGHAEGVREGTLAAALCVGLTVKAANRFVVPLSKRFLS, from the coding sequence ATGACCTGCCGGAACGCCGCGATTTTGCTTAAACGCTATATACTGCTGTGCTTCGGCCTCGCGCTTATGGCGCTCGGCATCGGCTTTTCGGTCAAGGCGAAGCTCGGCACGTCCCCGATATCCAGCCTGCCTTACGTCGTAAGCCTTTTCTCGCCTCTCACGCTGGGACAGGCGACGATAGCGATGCACTGCGTCTTTATCGTGATACAGATCGCGCTTCTGCGGAAACGCTTCGAGCCTGTGCAGCTCGCGCAGCTCCCCATAGGGATAATGTTCGGCTACATGATCGACGCGGGCATGTGGGCGCTCGGCTGGGTGGACTGCTCTGCCTACTGGCAGCTCTGGCTGCTCGTCGCGGCCGGGATACTGCTCGTCGGCACGGGCGTGGCCTTCGCCGTGGCGTCGGGAGCTGTGCCTCTCGCCGGAGAGGGCGTAGTCGTCGCCGTCTGCCGCGTGCTGCACGTCAGCTTTCCCCGCATGAAGATAATCTTCGACGCGACGCTCGTGACGACGGCGCTCGTACTGTCGTTTTCGGTGATGGGGCACGCCGAGGGCGTCCGAGAGGGGACGCTCGCCGCCGCGCTCTGCGTCGGACTGACTGTGAAGGCCGCGAACAGGTTCGTCGTGCCGCTGTCGAAGAGGTTTTTGTCGTAA
- a CDS encoding MarR family transcriptional regulator, whose amino-acid sequence MESLHYLLMKAHGAMRRAMLAEGAKLGLTPGQPKILEFLMKNGESDQKTLAADCEIEQATAGGILLRMEEAGLIARRRKEGNRRSLYVSLTAAGAEAARRMDDAARGLDRRAASRLPDGAEERLKEMLASVRDAVSSAEGERR is encoded by the coding sequence ATGGAATCGCTGCATTATCTTTTGATGAAGGCGCACGGCGCTATGAGGCGCGCGATGCTCGCCGAAGGGGCTAAGCTCGGCCTCACGCCGGGACAGCCGAAAATTTTGGAATTTCTTATGAAAAACGGAGAGAGCGATCAGAAGACCCTCGCCGCCGACTGCGAGATAGAACAGGCGACGGCGGGCGGCATCCTGCTTCGCATGGAGGAGGCGGGGCTTATCGCGCGGCGCCGCAAAGAGGGCAACAGGCGCTCGCTCTACGTGTCGCTCACAGCCGCGGGGGCTGAGGCGGCCCGCAGGATGGACGATGCGGCGCGCGGGCTTGACCGCCGCGCCGCGTCGCGGCTGCCTGACGGCGCGGAAGAAAGGCTGAAAGAGATGCTGGCGTCGGTGCGCGACGCCGTGTCCTCCGCGGAGGGCGAGAGAAGATGA